The Acidianus manzaensis genome has a window encoding:
- a CDS encoding aldose 1-epimerase gives MHIVNQDMVAEIMENGAYLYTFAKDGKEIILKGKEERKTHGGMALLIPFANRVKDAKYTWEGKEYYLPKNKEGNAIHGLIMDKQFSVIDKSENYVVLQYTLDHPGYPTKLLIKVTYSLNQGLETRINVKNLGNLKAPLVVGAHPYFIVKGKWSIKPSKVERCILEKNIPTGKIEEYTITQKDYDDCFIIPSDVTLESEYSKITIKKDETMKYIQIYTGEPNAVAVEPMSGAPDAYHNNLGLVSIQPKEIKEFYFKIEVNI, from the coding sequence ATTCATATTGTTAATCAAGATATGGTAGCAGAAATAATGGAAAATGGAGCTTATCTCTACACATTCGCTAAAGATGGAAAAGAAATCATTTTGAAAGGAAAAGAAGAGAGAAAAACTCATGGAGGTATGGCGTTACTTATACCATTTGCAAATAGAGTAAAAGACGCCAAATATACATGGGAAGGTAAAGAATACTACTTACCTAAGAATAAAGAAGGAAACGCTATTCATGGACTAATAATGGATAAGCAATTTTCAGTTATTGATAAATCGGAAAATTATGTTGTATTACAATATACCTTAGATCATCCAGGCTACCCTACAAAATTACTTATAAAAGTAACATATTCACTTAATCAAGGATTAGAAACTAGAATAAACGTAAAAAATTTAGGAAATTTAAAAGCACCATTAGTAGTGGGAGCTCATCCTTATTTTATAGTAAAAGGAAAATGGTCAATAAAGCCATCGAAAGTAGAAAGGTGTATACTAGAAAAAAATATTCCTACTGGAAAAATAGAAGAATATACAATAACTCAAAAAGACTACGATGACTGTTTTATCATTCCTTCTGATGTAACTTTAGAATCAGAATATTCTAAGATAACAATAAAAAAGGATGAAACAATGAAGTATATCCAAATATACACTGGAGAGCCTAATGCAGTAGCTGTAGAACCTATGTCTGGAGCACCAGATGCCTATCACAATAACCTAGGTTTAGTCAGCATACAACCTAAAGAAATTAAAGAATTTTATTTTAAGATAGAAGTTAATATATAG
- a CDS encoding ABC transporter ATP-binding protein codes for MSIELKSVGKKFGKNYAIKDINLKIEKGEFFVILGPSGSGKTTILRSVAGLEKIDEGKIFIDNQDVTNLPPASRNVAMVFQNFALYPNKTVFENLSMPIEYMKKEDREKLIESVSKRLGIDGLLNRFPSELSGGQQQRVALARALVKNSKVFLMDEPLSNLDAPQRISARKLIKEIQLENSITTLYVTHDQTEAMAIADRIGIISNGKIVQVGTPEEIYDNPANLFIASFFGNPPMSIIDGKLLDIKGKIGIRAEDVKLGEGKFKGTIKDVEFWGDRYLIYISFNDEEIRAFSNVKFKIGGEINFDFKYKIIGE; via the coding sequence ATGAGTATTGAACTAAAATCTGTTGGAAAAAAATTCGGAAAAAATTATGCTATAAAAGATATAAACCTAAAAATTGAAAAAGGAGAATTTTTTGTTATTTTAGGTCCTTCCGGATCAGGAAAGACCACAATTTTGCGTTCGGTTGCAGGTTTAGAAAAAATTGATGAAGGAAAAATATTTATTGACAATCAAGATGTAACTAATTTACCTCCTGCAAGTAGAAACGTAGCAATGGTTTTTCAGAATTTTGCATTATATCCAAATAAAACAGTTTTCGAAAATTTATCTATGCCTATAGAATACATGAAAAAAGAAGATAGGGAGAAATTAATTGAAAGTGTATCAAAAAGACTAGGTATAGATGGACTCCTAAATAGATTTCCTAGTGAACTTTCTGGGGGACAGCAACAAAGAGTAGCTTTAGCTAGAGCATTAGTAAAAAACTCTAAAGTATTTTTAATGGATGAACCCTTGTCAAATTTAGATGCTCCTCAGCGAATTTCCGCTAGAAAATTAATTAAGGAGATTCAGCTAGAAAATTCTATTACTACCCTCTATGTTACTCATGATCAGACAGAAGCTATGGCTATTGCAGATAGAATAGGTATAATCTCTAACGGAAAAATAGTTCAAGTTGGTACTCCAGAAGAAATTTATGATAATCCTGCAAACTTATTTATTGCTTCTTTCTTTGGAAATCCCCCTATGAGTATCATAGATGGAAAATTGCTAGATATTAAAGGAAAAATTGGTATAAGAGCTGAGGATGTAAAGTTAGGTGAAGGTAAGTTTAAGGGTACAATTAAAGATGTAGAGTTCTGGGGAGATAGATACTTAATTTACATATCTTTTAATGATGAGGAAATTAGAGCTTTTTCTAACGTTAAATTTAAAATTGGTGGTGAAATTAATTTTGATTTTAAATATAAAATTATAGGTGAGTAA
- a CDS encoding purine-nucleoside phosphorylase, which produces MALITAKEGELGTKSIIVGNIQRMKTVTQLLENPKLVSEFAGYTTYVGTYKGEKVSVVFHGIGIPSLTLVTHDLFNLGVREIIRFGSATGLKGVKAGEVVVPIGYSYNLGGTFYQYLGGEFTSYALTPDYELLNKVVANLKNKSLSVKVGNVFTSDALMTHSKEYLEKLSARNHLAVELEGAGLYFLANLLGFKAVSIHLIYRNGLTGDSISQDKINEEEKKIGEAILESL; this is translated from the coding sequence ATGGCTCTAATAACGGCTAAAGAAGGAGAATTAGGCACAAAGTCAATTATTGTAGGAAATATACAAAGAATGAAAACTGTAACGCAACTGTTGGAAAATCCTAAGTTAGTAAGTGAATTTGCAGGATATACTACATATGTAGGAACTTATAAAGGAGAAAAAGTTAGCGTAGTATTTCACGGAATAGGAATACCATCACTAACGCTAGTAACTCATGACTTATTTAACCTAGGAGTAAGAGAAATAATAAGATTTGGATCAGCTACCGGATTAAAGGGCGTAAAAGCAGGAGAAGTAGTAGTTCCAATAGGTTATTCATATAATCTAGGAGGAACATTCTACCAATACTTAGGAGGAGAATTTACTAGTTATGCATTAACTCCTGACTATGAGTTATTAAATAAGGTAGTAGCGAATTTGAAAAATAAATCATTAAGTGTAAAAGTAGGAAATGTATTTACTAGTGATGCGCTTATGACACATTCTAAAGAGTATTTAGAAAAATTATCAGCTAGAAATCATTTAGCAGTGGAGTTAGAGGGAGCTGGACTATACTTCTTAGCTAATCTCTTAGGATTTAAAGCAGTATCAATTCATTTAATATATAGAAATGGATTAACTGGAGATTCGATATCTCAAGACAAGATTAACGAAGAAGAGAAGAAAATAGGAGAAGCTATTTTAGAAAGTCTTTAA
- a CDS encoding MFS transporter: MKKREVTILAIIIFSITFAIRASNNMLITTVPLIAKYYFHFSVFLVGLVSSITSIFSFLSSIFINSKLSVTSRNKMMKISSILYAITFPLFYLVNPLLVWLFTAIAGFSMGIIFPNIITFAGSIGDQRSKERMISLYTTSLSLSLIVGPGIESLILSRFSLTQAFLFFSAFSLLVPIVSFQINFDNERSGNKSKNLVTKNILKSPAFLTSLFNNMMYDIPFGMIETFGGIYAISLFHASYSLSTLLFTLYFLTSFISRGLFTFRPANNILRIIFLNVGITIIGLFLASIAYNIYMYIFSLLILGIPHGLTYPSSLILLSRNFKDEGERSIANSYFSGILIGLAGVIPIIMGYSVEEIGLRYSFSMLAIVSIILFFLMLREYKKIKISIKEN, from the coding sequence ATGAAAAAGAGGGAAGTTACTATATTAGCTATTATTATTTTCTCAATTACTTTTGCTATTAGAGCTTCAAATAATATGTTAATAACTACTGTTCCATTAATTGCCAAATACTATTTTCATTTTTCCGTATTTTTAGTAGGATTAGTTTCATCAATTACATCAATATTTTCCTTTTTATCTAGTATATTTATAAATTCTAAACTTTCAGTAACTTCAAGAAATAAAATGATGAAAATTTCTTCTATACTTTACGCTATAACATTCCCTTTGTTTTACTTAGTAAATCCTTTGTTAGTCTGGCTATTTACTGCTATTGCAGGATTTTCTATGGGTATAATATTTCCTAACATTATTACATTTGCAGGATCTATTGGAGATCAAAGAAGTAAAGAAAGAATGATCTCTCTATATACTACGTCTTTGAGTTTATCATTAATCGTTGGTCCTGGTATAGAATCGTTAATCTTATCTAGATTTTCCTTAACTCAGGCGTTCTTATTCTTCTCTGCTTTTAGTCTGTTAGTTCCAATTGTTTCTTTTCAAATAAATTTTGATAATGAAAGGAGTGGAAATAAAAGTAAAAATCTAGTTACTAAAAATATTTTAAAATCTCCAGCTTTTTTAACTTCTTTATTTAACAACATGATGTATGATATTCCTTTTGGGATGATAGAGACTTTTGGAGGAATTTATGCTATAAGCTTGTTTCATGCTAGTTATTCGTTGTCAACTTTACTTTTTACTCTATACTTTTTGACTTCTTTTATTAGTAGAGGGCTTTTTACATTTAGACCTGCAAATAATATTTTAAGAATTATTTTTCTTAACGTAGGAATTACAATAATAGGACTATTTTTAGCGTCTATAGCTTATAACATTTATATGTACATTTTTTCTTTACTAATTCTTGGCATACCTCATGGATTAACTTATCCATCTTCACTTATTCTATTATCTAGAAATTTTAAGGATGAAGGAGAAAGAAGTATTGCTAATAGTTACTTTTCTGGAATTCTTATAGGATTAGCTGGCGTCATTCCAATAATTATGGGATATTCTGTAGAGGAAATAGGATTAAGATATTCTTTTAGTATGCTTGCTATTGTGAGTATAATCTTATTTTTCCTCATGTTAAGAGAATATAAAAAGATAAAAATATCTATAAAGGAAAATTAA
- a CDS encoding ABC transporter substrate-binding protein: protein MKSNKALSKTVVAIIIVVIVIIAAIAAYEITKKPTTTTTTTPVTLTVITFSGESAKFIQYEGNLFAKTHPGVTVEVIQEPFSDYITDELTSLKAHSSEYDLIGFTSTSAQAVAPYLVPLNTSAFNMSDLIGPQEAFGGTIYNTTTHENETIGIAYETAVYLMAYKASIFDNSTLQSEFYNEYHMNFTPTTWQNWTVVIDVDQFLTSHGITKYGFLIDDHEAHGIIDAFPAIYGYYYERNSSLNNGLVGGIPGFNIMFEGKILPGYKYPLPSFNSTAGVEALETYKSLVSYEISPSSVQICYGNIADYYPQAAGMFLFTSQLSYLNSTEAASTYLAPLPSGYAETGTDFLGINEYSTHKQLAEEFLEFLVSPQAQENAFILFGKFPISKTAFKELESNTSLPAYERQWLSEVYIASLNAWANPPNIPITDTELVSAFNTQVLYYLEGTTSNPMTALNTAASNWLTELSAYYG, encoded by the coding sequence ATGAAAAGTAATAAAGCTTTATCAAAAACTGTAGTGGCAATAATCATTGTAGTCATTGTAATAATTGCTGCTATAGCTGCTTACGAAATAACTAAAAAACCAACTACTACTACAACAACAACTCCAGTAACGTTAACTGTAATTACATTTTCTGGAGAATCTGCTAAGTTTATACAATATGAAGGAAATCTATTCGCCAAAACTCATCCTGGAGTTACAGTGGAAGTTATCCAAGAACCATTTAGCGATTACATAACAGATGAATTAACGTCATTAAAAGCGCATTCTTCAGAGTACGACTTGATAGGATTTACGTCAACATCAGCTCAAGCAGTAGCTCCTTATCTAGTTCCATTAAACACTTCCGCCTTCAATATGAGCGATTTAATAGGTCCACAAGAAGCCTTTGGAGGAACTATCTATAATACTACTACTCACGAAAATGAAACAATAGGAATAGCTTACGAAACCGCAGTATACTTAATGGCATATAAAGCTTCGATCTTTGATAATTCAACTCTTCAATCAGAATTTTATAATGAATATCACATGAATTTCACTCCTACTACTTGGCAAAACTGGACTGTAGTAATAGATGTTGATCAATTTTTAACTTCGCATGGAATTACTAAATATGGGTTCTTAATTGATGATCATGAAGCTCACGGAATCATAGATGCATTTCCAGCAATATACGGATATTATTATGAAAGAAATTCAAGCCTTAATAATGGATTAGTAGGAGGAATTCCTGGATTTAATATAATGTTTGAAGGAAAAATATTACCTGGATATAAGTATCCTTTGCCTTCATTTAATTCTACTGCTGGAGTAGAAGCTTTAGAGACATACAAGAGTTTAGTATCTTATGAAATTTCGCCTTCTAGTGTGCAAATATGCTATGGAAATATTGCCGATTATTATCCACAAGCAGCTGGAATGTTTTTATTTACATCACAATTATCATACTTAAACTCTACTGAAGCAGCATCTACATATTTAGCGCCTTTACCTTCTGGCTACGCGGAAACTGGAACCGACTTTCTAGGAATAAATGAATACTCAACTCACAAACAATTGGCTGAAGAGTTCTTAGAGTTCTTAGTATCTCCTCAAGCTCAAGAGAATGCATTTATACTATTTGGAAAATTCCCAATTTCTAAAACAGCATTTAAGGAATTAGAAAGCAACACATCATTACCAGCATATGAAAGACAGTGGTTAAGCGAAGTATATATAGCATCATTAAATGCCTGGGCTAATCCTCCTAATATACCAATAACAGATACTGAGTTAGTTTCAGCATTTAATACTCAAGTATTATACTATTTAGAAGGGACAACTTCTAATCCTATGACTGCACTAAATACTGCAGCATCCAACTGGCTTACTGAACTATCTGCGTACTACGGGTAG
- a CDS encoding sulfite exporter TauE/SafE family protein → MIPIYILIIIGIAVGALTGITGSSGVLIVVPALSYLGLSYYYAIGSSLLVDVITTISVIFVYFRHGNVDLKISLILGLGAIIGAQLGSRIALITPERALEAVFTIFTAYMAYVSFKRSKNPKLNIKRIELNKISFIIAVLLSMLIGIVTGVLGASGGIMFIAVMMLLFSIDVKRMIGTATLAMLLSATSGASAYLLAGRTDVLASLVIGIIALISGYYFARLANKMNPAYIYMFLGSVFVITSISEFFKVV, encoded by the coding sequence ATGATTCCAATCTATATTTTAATAATTATAGGTATTGCAGTAGGAGCTTTGACTGGAATAACTGGTTCTAGTGGAGTCCTAATAGTAGTCCCTGCATTATCCTACCTAGGATTATCATATTATTATGCTATAGGCTCTAGTTTATTAGTTGATGTAATTACTACTATTTCGGTAATTTTTGTATATTTTAGACATGGAAATGTGGATTTGAAAATTTCCTTAATTTTAGGATTGGGTGCAATAATAGGAGCTCAGTTAGGATCTAGAATTGCGTTAATAACTCCAGAAAGGGCTTTAGAAGCAGTTTTCACAATCTTTACAGCTTATATGGCTTACGTTTCTTTCAAAAGATCTAAAAATCCTAAACTAAACATTAAGCGTATAGAATTAAACAAAATATCTTTTATAATTGCTGTACTTCTAAGTATGCTAATAGGAATAGTAACGGGAGTTTTAGGAGCTAGTGGAGGGATAATGTTTATCGCAGTCATGATGTTACTATTTTCCATAGACGTAAAAAGAATGATAGGCACAGCAACTTTAGCTATGTTACTATCAGCTACTAGTGGTGCGTCAGCTTACCTATTAGCTGGTAGAACTGATGTTTTAGCCTCATTAGTAATTGGTATTATAGCTTTAATTTCTGGATACTATTTCGCTAGGCTAGCGAATAAAATGAATCCTGCTTATATTTACATGTTCCTTGGTAGTGTATTTGTAATAACTTCAATTAGCGAATTTTTCAAAGTCGTATAA
- a CDS encoding PaaI family thioesterase, with product MDYDATKIISVEPVFSLLGAKIIELKEGYAKIAIEYKSELTRRGGVLNGGIIMTTMDFAGGLATLTVNDGIDQVTQELKTNFLEPMSKGPFYCEGRVVRKGRTTVVVEIKFFDSENKLGAIGLGTWYIIRDRKIQK from the coding sequence ATGGACTATGATGCAACAAAAATAATTTCTGTAGAACCGGTTTTTTCATTATTAGGTGCTAAGATAATAGAATTAAAAGAAGGCTATGCTAAAATAGCGATAGAATATAAGTCAGAACTAACTAGAAGAGGAGGAGTTCTTAATGGAGGAATAATAATGACTACAATGGATTTTGCTGGAGGTTTAGCTACTCTTACGGTAAATGACGGTATAGACCAGGTTACACAAGAGTTAAAAACGAATTTTCTAGAACCTATGAGCAAAGGTCCATTCTACTGTGAAGGAAGAGTAGTAAGAAAAGGCAGGACTACAGTAGTAGTAGAAATCAAATTTTTTGACTCAGAAAATAAACTAGGAGCAATAGGATTAGGGACATGGTATATAATAAGAGATAGAAAAATTCAAAAATAA
- a CDS encoding alpha/beta hydrolase-fold protein, which yields MKYEIIKIESESLKDNYLGDPYTREVLIYTPDIIDDNLPLFIELAGINWSGNVNNRFHQIMKNIIDKKGIRAVFANPNFRTRYSLNQYINSPAVGNYEDFIIKELIPILKEKYHTREVVLFGKSSGGFGAYTLAVNHPDVIQAFADHFGDSCFYFMYASDFILTIKNLYGKRIEDILNLLFTKKDLTDDDIKMLNVFGSSAFYSYNLDSKVGFDLPFDIETGELIEDIWKKWLSHDPVRNVEKFKDNLKKLKAIYLDVGKDDEFNLFIGMKSLHKKMSNLEIDHYYEEFKGGHFGNSNRYCKSIPYIYNKLQNFK from the coding sequence ATGAAATACGAGATCATCAAGATTGAAAGCGAATCATTGAAAGATAACTATTTAGGAGATCCTTATACTAGAGAAGTTCTTATTTACACGCCAGATATTATAGATGATAATTTACCTCTTTTTATTGAATTAGCTGGGATAAATTGGTCTGGCAATGTTAATAATAGATTTCATCAAATAATGAAAAATATAATAGATAAAAAAGGAATAAGGGCAGTTTTTGCTAATCCTAACTTTAGAACACGCTATAGCCTTAATCAATATATTAATTCTCCTGCTGTTGGAAATTATGAAGATTTTATAATAAAAGAATTAATTCCTATATTGAAAGAAAAATATCACACAAGAGAAGTAGTTCTATTTGGAAAATCTTCTGGCGGATTTGGTGCATATACGTTAGCAGTCAATCATCCAGACGTTATACAAGCGTTTGCTGATCATTTTGGAGATAGTTGCTTCTATTTTATGTATGCATCAGATTTTATATTAACAATAAAGAATTTATATGGAAAAAGAATAGAAGATATATTAAATCTACTATTTACTAAAAAAGATTTGACTGATGACGATATAAAGATGCTGAATGTTTTTGGTAGTTCAGCATTCTATTCATATAATTTAGACTCAAAGGTTGGTTTTGATTTACCTTTTGATATAGAAACTGGAGAACTTATTGAAGATATTTGGAAAAAATGGCTATCTCATGATCCAGTTAGAAATGTAGAAAAGTTTAAAGATAATCTAAAGAAACTCAAAGCAATTTATTTAGACGTAGGAAAAGATGACGAGTTCAATCTTTTCATAGGTATGAAGAGTTTGCATAAGAAAATGAGTAATCTAGAAATAGATCACTATTATGAAGAATTTAAAGGAGGACATTTCGGAAATTCTAATAGGTACTGCAAATCAATACCATATATTTATAATAAGTTACAAAATTTTAAATAG
- a CDS encoding TIGR00266 family protein: MPQYEVVGDDIQYVKVYLNPGEKIYGDAGHVVMKSDSTQMQTRMRGGFFAGIKREITGGSFFVTEFQGPGEVVFAGIFPGKIIGLPLAGNGILAQSHTFLFAEDGINYDEKMAKLTAGLFGGEGLFLAHFYGAGNVFIHSYGGLYVKNLQPGEVIQVEASHLMAMDDGMQYSIQRVGGLRSILFAHEGLFFVRIEGPGRVWIHTLTIEQLAQEIAGYIGGGTGTGGQQGGPGINVGGIDINL, from the coding sequence ATGCCTCAATATGAAGTTGTAGGAGACGATATTCAATACGTAAAGGTGTATCTAAATCCAGGCGAGAAAATTTATGGGGATGCAGGACACGTAGTAATGAAATCAGACTCAACACAAATGCAAACAAGAATGAGGGGAGGTTTCTTTGCAGGAATAAAAAGAGAAATAACAGGCGGATCGTTCTTCGTTACTGAATTTCAAGGTCCAGGAGAAGTAGTATTTGCAGGAATATTTCCAGGTAAAATTATTGGCTTACCTTTAGCAGGGAATGGTATTTTAGCTCAATCGCATACTTTCTTGTTTGCTGAAGATGGAATAAACTATGATGAGAAAATGGCTAAATTAACAGCTGGACTATTTGGAGGCGAAGGATTATTTTTAGCTCACTTCTATGGAGCAGGAAATGTCTTTATACATTCTTATGGTGGTCTGTACGTTAAGAATTTACAGCCTGGAGAAGTTATTCAAGTAGAAGCATCGCATTTGATGGCAATGGATGATGGGATGCAGTATTCTATACAAAGAGTAGGAGGATTAAGATCAATATTATTTGCACATGAAGGCTTATTCTTTGTGAGGATTGAAGGTCCAGGTAGAGTATGGATACATACGTTAACGATAGAACAATTAGCTCAAGAAATAGCTGGATATATAGGAGGAGGTACTGGAACGGGAGGACAACAAGGTGGACCTGGTATTAACGTAGGAGGTATTGATATCAATCTATAA
- a CDS encoding glycosyltransferase family 2 protein has product MNEENYIFILTISLFIGFLYFLINSYLAISTPKFSSKSSHSLKDVTAVIPVYNEDPKLFEQVIKTISYIKFIVVGDGCVEPYNSITKKYDGTFIAISKRSGKRNALSEGLKLVKTPFVLFLDSDTILPKQSLSHMLSVMDDKTGGVSPRVLMLNNGKFAYYYSEFFERMSEILQRALSKYGKAAVLYGHCALYRTNVIKDLVLSRDFKEPKILGRKFIIGDDRQLTNYILNKGYKAFIDYDVIAFTEPPNDIKKFTNQVIRWTKSNYLYFINDIAKGTIVKKGPLYIFNSVYTNVLPFFFLILSLVSLGGTRIFDINSILEYPEILFGMIFKIIHYMLIIPTILGINHLLYTNSHIVHAHINISHLSITKINSHHLDYLDKSIRIASSLSSLPFVIALFRMIERDKTKVLVLGSIALAVQLFAAFYSIFTLWMPDSWRTR; this is encoded by the coding sequence ATGAATGAAGAGAATTACATTTTTATTCTGACTATTTCATTATTTATTGGTTTCTTGTACTTTTTAATAAATTCCTATTTAGCTATTTCGACGCCGAAATTTTCTTCTAAATCTTCGCATAGTTTAAAGGATGTTACAGCTGTTATCCCTGTCTATAATGAGGATCCTAAATTATTTGAACAAGTTATTAAGACAATATCATATATCAAATTCATCGTAGTAGGAGATGGATGTGTAGAGCCTTATAATTCTATAACAAAAAAATATGATGGAACTTTTATAGCCATAAGTAAGAGATCAGGGAAGAGAAATGCTTTATCTGAAGGCTTAAAATTAGTTAAGACTCCTTTCGTTCTGTTTTTGGATAGTGATACTATACTACCAAAGCAATCTTTATCTCATATGCTAAGCGTAATGGATGATAAAACTGGTGGAGTGAGTCCCAGAGTTTTAATGCTAAATAATGGAAAATTTGCATATTATTATTCGGAGTTTTTTGAAAGAATGTCAGAAATCTTACAAAGAGCATTAAGTAAGTATGGAAAGGCAGCAGTTTTATATGGGCACTGTGCCTTATATAGGACTAATGTAATAAAAGACCTTGTATTATCTAGAGATTTTAAAGAACCAAAGATTCTAGGTAGGAAATTTATAATAGGCGATGATAGACAATTAACAAATTATATTTTAAATAAAGGATATAAGGCTTTTATAGACTATGATGTAATTGCGTTTACTGAACCTCCTAATGATATTAAGAAATTCACTAATCAAGTTATAAGATGGACTAAATCAAATTATCTATATTTTATAAACGATATAGCAAAAGGTACAATAGTAAAGAAAGGCCCCTTATATATCTTTAATTCTGTTTATACTAATGTTTTACCATTTTTCTTTTTAATTTTATCTTTAGTAAGCCTTGGTGGAACTAGAATATTTGACATTAATTCCATATTAGAATATCCAGAAATATTATTTGGTATGATATTCAAAATTATTCATTATATGCTAATTATTCCTACAATTTTAGGAATAAATCACCTATTATATACTAACAGCCATATAGTGCATGCTCATATCAATATTTCTCATTTATCTATCACAAAAATAAATTCACATCATTTAGATTATCTTGATAAGAGTATTCGTATAGCTAGTTCTCTATCGTCATTACCTTTTGTCATAGCATTGTTTAGAATGATAGAAAGGGATAAGACAAAAGTTCTAGTATTGGGTTCTATCGCTTTAGCAGTTCAATTATTTGCTGCTTTCTATAGTATTTTTACATTATGGATGCCAGATAGTTGGAGGACAAGATAA